The following are encoded together in the Pseudanabaena sp. FACHB-2040 genome:
- a CDS encoding class I SAM-dependent methyltransferase, which yields MIRKGSDKENLQAPAVLEQILSATVAADFQMASEPQTGCLLRTLVASKPSGCFLELGTGTGIATAWLLDGMDEGSKLFTVDNDSAAAAIAQKYLGHDQRVSFRVEDAGALIEHFIEQNQRFDLIFADTWIGKYARLEDTLNLLNSAGLYVIDDMLPQINWITGHEANVEALVLDLENRQDLVLTKLAWASGIVLATKKT from the coding sequence ATGATACGAAAAGGTAGTGATAAAGAGAATCTTCAGGCTCCAGCTGTCCTTGAACAAATTTTGTCTGCAACAGTAGCAGCAGATTTTCAAATGGCATCGGAGCCACAAACAGGTTGCCTCCTCAGAACCCTGGTTGCAAGTAAGCCATCTGGATGTTTTTTAGAACTGGGGACAGGCACAGGAATTGCCACAGCCTGGTTATTGGATGGAATGGATGAAGGATCTAAGCTGTTTACAGTCGACAATGATAGCGCTGCCGCAGCGATCGCTCAAAAGTACTTAGGGCATGATCAACGAGTCAGCTTTAGAGTTGAAGATGCGGGTGCTTTAATTGAGCATTTTATAGAGCAGAACCAACGATTTGATCTAATTTTTGCGGATACCTGGATAGGAAAATATGCTCGACTTGAAGACACCCTGAATCTCCTCAATTCCGCTGGCCTGTACGTAATCGATGATATGCTGCCCCAAATAAACTGGATTACAGGCCATGAAGCTAACGTCGAGGCGTTGGTACTAGATCTAGAGAACAGGCAGGATTTAGTTCTTACTAAACTGGCTTGGGCGAGCGGAATTGTTCTAGCGACCAAGAAAACGTAA
- a CDS encoding AAA family ATPase — protein MDLFDHNRQSQIDQEAPLAARMRPRTLDEFIGQDAVVGPGRLLRRAIQADQLSSLIFYGPPGTGKTTLARIIANTTSAHFIAINAVLAGVKEIRDAIATAQEIRGLYSRRTILFVDEVHRFNKAQQDALLPWVENGTVILIGATTENPYFEVNKALVSRSRVFQLKPLEAPDLYRVAEQAIKDPERGYGNRPIQAQPEALDHLVNVANGDARALLNALELAVETTQPAADGTLVITLAVAEESIQQRAVLYDKEGDAHFDTISAFIKSVRGSDPDAALYWLARMVYAGEDPRFIFRRLVILASEDIGLADPQAVSVATSCAAAFDRVGMPEGRYPLAQATLYLATAPKSNSVMGFFDALAAIEQEREEDVPNPLRDATRDKKGFGHGQGYLYPHSYREHWVAQQYLPNGLQGQVFYQPSEQGYEDAIRVQVARRREAQLAAMVDGGGALPETLTYSPNDPARDRWLQRTLGQVGQQVGQVRDRIFALAAPQRHHRILDLNARTGLLTWEAVRRVPEGGVYSRVQSLQDQSALTEQAARLTELSRPIVFQATLQDLPKALQALTPEIHFDQIVGRNVLGPEPDKAGIIAILQAHLSREGAIVLAESLPRHSQRISALISPGTLEPSLWQQWQQAEAAMFDAATPPFDWDGEDLRSHFIAAGFTVDLQSEPIAADLLITPKLLHRWFSQAEDRRPSYGEQLKQHLGPDEVLQIQQSCDRQLSNQTVRWHSRITYLKALLPNPERKR, from the coding sequence ATGGATTTGTTTGACCACAACCGCCAGAGCCAGATCGACCAAGAAGCGCCCCTGGCAGCGCGGATGCGGCCTCGCACCCTAGATGAATTTATCGGCCAAGATGCCGTAGTCGGGCCGGGGCGGCTTCTGCGGCGAGCAATTCAGGCCGATCAGCTTTCGTCGCTGATTTTTTACGGGCCGCCAGGAACTGGCAAGACCACCCTAGCCCGCATCATCGCCAACACCACCAGCGCCCACTTCATCGCCATTAATGCCGTATTGGCCGGGGTAAAGGAAATTCGAGATGCGATCGCAACTGCCCAAGAAATTCGCGGTCTCTACAGCCGCCGCACCATCCTCTTTGTGGACGAAGTCCATCGCTTTAACAAAGCCCAGCAAGACGCCCTGCTGCCCTGGGTCGAAAACGGCACCGTCATTTTGATTGGAGCCACCACCGAAAACCCGTATTTTGAGGTCAACAAAGCCCTAGTTAGCCGTTCCCGCGTGTTTCAGCTCAAGCCCCTAGAAGCCCCTGATCTATACCGAGTAGCAGAGCAGGCCATTAAAGACCCAGAGCGAGGCTACGGCAATCGCCCCATTCAGGCCCAGCCCGAAGCCCTTGATCACCTAGTTAACGTTGCCAATGGCGACGCCCGCGCCCTGCTCAATGCTCTAGAACTAGCTGTCGAAACCACCCAACCCGCCGCAGACGGCACCTTAGTCATCACCCTCGCAGTTGCCGAAGAATCAATTCAGCAGCGGGCAGTGCTCTACGACAAAGAGGGCGATGCCCACTTTGATACCATCAGCGCCTTCATTAAGAGCGTGCGCGGCTCCGACCCCGATGCGGCCCTCTACTGGCTGGCCCGCATGGTCTACGCCGGGGAAGATCCTCGCTTTATCTTCCGGCGACTGGTCATTTTGGCGAGCGAAGATATTGGCCTAGCCGATCCTCAGGCCGTAAGCGTAGCGACCAGCTGTGCCGCCGCCTTCGACCGGGTGGGCATGCCAGAGGGGCGCTATCCCCTAGCTCAGGCCACGCTGTATCTAGCAACGGCTCCCAAGTCGAACAGCGTCATGGGCTTTTTTGATGCGTTGGCCGCCATCGAGCAAGAGCGCGAAGAAGATGTGCCCAACCCCCTGCGCGATGCCACCCGCGACAAGAAAGGCTTCGGCCACGGCCAGGGCTACCTCTACCCCCACTCCTACCGCGAGCACTGGGTAGCTCAGCAGTACCTACCCAATGGTCTACAGGGACAGGTGTTTTACCAGCCCTCCGAGCAGGGCTACGAAGATGCGATTCGGGTGCAGGTGGCGCGGCGACGCGAGGCTCAGCTAGCGGCGATGGTTGATGGCGGCGGAGCCTTGCCCGAAACCCTCACCTACAGCCCCAATGACCCGGCGCGCGATCGCTGGCTGCAGCGCACCCTGGGACAAGTCGGGCAGCAGGTGGGGCAGGTGCGCGATCGCATCTTCGCCCTGGCCGCGCCCCAACGCCACCACCGCATCCTCGATCTCAATGCCCGCACGGGCCTGCTCACCTGGGAAGCGGTGCGGCGGGTACCCGAAGGTGGCGTCTACTCACGAGTGCAGAGCCTGCAGGATCAGTCAGCGCTGACAGAGCAGGCGGCGCGGCTGACAGAGTTGTCTCGGCCCATCGTGTTTCAGGCAACCTTGCAAGATTTGCCCAAAGCATTGCAGGCGCTGACGCCAGAGATTCACTTTGACCAGATCGTGGGCCGCAACGTGCTAGGCCCAGAACCTGACAAGGCAGGGATAATTGCAATTCTACAAGCCCATTTGAGCCGGGAAGGAGCCATTGTTTTAGCAGAGTCACTCCCCCGACACAGTCAGCGAATCTCGGCGCTCATTAGCCCTGGTACCCTAGAGCCTTCGCTTTGGCAGCAGTGGCAGCAGGCCGAAGCAGCGATGTTTGACGCAGCCACCCCTCCGTTTGACTGGGATGGGGAAGATTTGCGATCGCACTTCATCGCCGCCGGATTCACCGTAGATCTGCAGAGCGAACCCATTGCTGCCGATCTGCTGATCACCCCCAAACTACTGCACCGCTGGTTTTCCCAGGCGGAAGACAGACGCCCCAGCTATGGCGAACAGCTCAAGCAACACCTAGGGCCAGATGAGGTGCTGCAGATTCAGCAGAGTTGCGATCGCCAGCTGTCAAACCAGACCGTTCGCTGGCACAGCCGCATCACCTACCTCAAAGCCCTTCTGCCCAACCCTGAAAGAAAAAGGTAG
- the gap gene encoding type I glyceraldehyde-3-phosphate dehydrogenase codes for MALKVGINGFGRIGRLVFRAAIKNPNIEFVGINDLVPPENLAYLLKYDSTHGRYQGTVEAVEDGIVVDGKHIRCMAVRNPAELPWKDLGADYIVECTGLFTNFDGAQQHIEGGAKRVIISAPTKDPDKVPTYVIGVNHEKFNAETDSVVSNASCTTNCLAPIAKVINDTFGLAEGLMTTVHAATATQPTVDGPSKKDFRGGRGAGQNIIPASTGAAKAVALAMPELKGKLTGMAFRVPTPDVSVVDLTFKTEKSTSYAEICAAMKAAAEGPMKGILGYTEDPVVSTDFTTDPHSSIFDANAGIELNSNFFKVVSWYDNEWGYSNRIVDLMLYMAQQEGLISGVQIPTTV; via the coding sequence ATGGCGCTCAAAGTTGGTATTAACGGATTTGGCCGGATCGGACGTCTGGTATTCCGGGCCGCCATTAAAAACCCAAATATTGAATTTGTCGGCATCAACGATCTGGTGCCCCCCGAAAACCTGGCCTACCTGCTCAAATACGACTCCACCCACGGTCGCTACCAAGGCACGGTAGAAGCCGTTGAAGACGGCATTGTAGTAGACGGCAAACACATCCGCTGCATGGCCGTTCGCAATCCGGCTGAGCTGCCCTGGAAAGATCTTGGAGCCGATTACATTGTCGAGTGCACCGGACTTTTCACCAACTTCGATGGAGCCCAGCAGCACATTGAGGGGGGAGCCAAGCGCGTCATTATTTCCGCTCCTACCAAAGACCCCGACAAAGTGCCGACCTACGTCATCGGAGTCAACCACGAGAAGTTTAATGCCGAAACCGACTCGGTCGTTTCTAACGCCAGCTGCACCACCAACTGCCTAGCCCCCATCGCCAAGGTCATCAATGACACCTTCGGGCTAGCTGAAGGTTTGATGACCACAGTTCACGCCGCCACAGCCACCCAGCCCACCGTAGATGGCCCCAGCAAAAAAGACTTCCGAGGCGGTCGCGGAGCCGGACAAAACATCATCCCCGCCTCTACAGGAGCAGCCAAAGCCGTGGCCCTAGCAATGCCTGAGCTAAAAGGCAAGCTGACCGGCATGGCCTTCCGAGTGCCCACTCCCGACGTGTCAGTCGTAGACCTGACTTTCAAGACCGAGAAATCCACCAGCTATGCCGAGATCTGCGCAGCCATGAAAGCGGCTGCAGAAGGGCCTATGAAAGGCATTCTCGGCTACACCGAAGATCCCGTCGTCTCGACCGACTTCACAACCGACCCCCACTCCAGCATCTTTGATGCCAATGCCGGGATCGAGCTAAACAGCAACTTCTTCAAAGTGGTGTCGTGGTACGACAATGAATGGGGCTACTCCAACCGCATCGTCGATCTGATGCTGTACATGGCCCAGCAAGAAGGCCTCATCTCCGGCGTCCAAATCCCCACCACAGTATAG
- a CDS encoding bestrophin family ion channel → MSRHVLDDLTQSYKRQWFRILFRLQGSVIPSIWPRVLLCVGFSVLIAGLHELGWRVSWPVLGTLVPSIVLGLLLVFRTNTAYERFWEGRKLWGQLVNTSRNLARHMWVAIQETSPEDRASKVQTLKLLVAFAIATKLHLRCQPPNQAELSKLLTPEQFDKLQSMNNPPIEVAFWIADYLQLQHGYGKLSIYEMTAMTGRLDDMINALGGCERILKTPIPLAYSIHLKQLLLLYCFALPFQVVDQLEWWTALIVGLISFAVFGIEEIGIEIENPFGTDANDLPLDAICLTMYRNIEDLITLAPCVRRWQIPTVEHSIHRF, encoded by the coding sequence ATGTCTAGGCACGTCCTCGATGATCTGACCCAGAGCTACAAGCGTCAGTGGTTTCGCATCTTGTTTAGGCTGCAGGGGTCGGTCATTCCCTCGATTTGGCCTAGGGTGCTGCTTTGTGTTGGGTTTAGTGTGCTGATTGCGGGGCTGCATGAACTGGGCTGGCGGGTATCTTGGCCGGTGCTGGGAACGCTGGTGCCCAGCATTGTCTTGGGTTTGCTGCTGGTGTTTCGCACGAATACGGCCTATGAGCGGTTTTGGGAAGGGCGCAAGCTCTGGGGCCAGTTGGTCAATACGTCGCGTAACCTGGCTCGACATATGTGGGTAGCGATTCAAGAGACTAGCCCGGAGGATCGGGCTAGCAAGGTGCAGACCCTGAAGCTGCTGGTGGCATTTGCGATCGCAACCAAGCTGCACCTGCGATGCCAGCCCCCTAACCAGGCTGAACTGAGCAAACTACTCACGCCGGAGCAGTTTGACAAGCTACAGAGCATGAACAACCCCCCCATTGAGGTGGCTTTTTGGATTGCCGACTACCTGCAGCTACAGCATGGTTACGGCAAACTCAGCATCTATGAGATGACCGCCATGACCGGGCGCTTGGATGACATGATTAACGCTTTGGGCGGCTGCGAGCGCATTCTCAAAACGCCCATTCCCTTGGCCTATTCAATTCACCTAAAGCAGCTGCTGTTGCTCTATTGCTTTGCTCTGCCCTTTCAAGTGGTGGATCAGCTGGAGTGGTGGACGGCGCTGATCGTGGGGCTGATTAGCTTTGCGGTATTTGGCATTGAAGAGATCGGCATTGAGATTGAAAATCCCTTTGGCACCGATGCCAATGACTTACCTTTAGACGCTATCTGCCTGACCATGTACCGCAATATTGAGGACTTGATCACGCTGGCTCCCTGTGTGCGACGCTGGCAAATACCTACAGTGGAGCACTCGATTCACAGATTCTAG
- a CDS encoding ubiquinol-cytochrome c reductase iron-sulfur subunit has protein sequence MEGESVLNFGMDRGEGMKRRGFLQWMGLGWLVVAVQACFARLGGGQGASAERVVVGSVSDLAGAGVLERNTALGPVLVTGDAANPESLRAVNATCTHQGCAVKWQAQEQEFLCPCHGARYAPDGEVLQGPAGDALETYSVRVEGTEVLIDA, from the coding sequence ATGGAGGGCGAATCTGTCTTGAATTTTGGCATGGATCGAGGTGAAGGAATGAAGCGTCGCGGTTTTTTGCAGTGGATGGGGCTGGGCTGGCTGGTCGTAGCTGTGCAGGCTTGTTTTGCCCGTTTGGGGGGTGGTCAGGGGGCATCAGCTGAGAGGGTGGTTGTGGGCTCGGTGAGTGACCTGGCGGGGGCAGGGGTGCTAGAGCGTAATACGGCTCTGGGTCCGGTGCTGGTGACGGGCGATGCAGCTAACCCAGAGAGCTTGAGGGCTGTCAACGCGACCTGCACCCATCAGGGCTGTGCAGTAAAATGGCAGGCTCAAGAGCAGGAATTTCTGTGCCCTTGCCACGGTGCCCGCTATGCCCCAGACGGTGAAGTGCTGCAGGGCCCGGCGGGAGATGCGCTTGAGACTTACTCTGTGCGCGTTGAGGGGACGGAAGTGTTGATTGACGCCTAG
- a CDS encoding 5-formyltetrahydrofolate cyclo-ligase, with amino-acid sequence MSPSFKDNLTQNLPASEWSGRHTAKDALRTQVWATLKAQKAVRRDPFGHIPDFLGADLAAQRLAALPAWQQAQVIKCNPDSPQKPVRLQALQDGKTLYMAVPRLTRQQCFVELKAAALAAQGISLETAATLRNALIYGRPISFDEMEPINLVVVGCVAVNPDGGRTGKGAGFADLELGMMAQFGLVKPQTPIVTTVHSLQVIASDPLPMQPHDWPLDWIATPDAVIATQTRYARPQGLDWHSIQPEQYQKIPILRSLRPASDSAES; translated from the coding sequence ATGTCCCCGTCTTTTAAAGACAACCTCACTCAAAACCTCCCAGCATCTGAGTGGAGCGGTCGCCACACCGCCAAAGATGCCTTGAGAACCCAAGTATGGGCCACATTAAAGGCGCAAAAAGCGGTGCGCCGCGACCCCTTCGGCCACATCCCCGACTTTTTAGGGGCCGACCTAGCCGCCCAACGGCTAGCCGCCCTGCCAGCATGGCAGCAGGCCCAGGTGATCAAGTGCAACCCCGACTCGCCCCAAAAACCAGTGCGGCTGCAGGCTTTGCAAGACGGCAAAACGCTCTACATGGCCGTTCCTCGGCTCACCCGCCAGCAGTGCTTTGTCGAACTCAAGGCTGCTGCCCTAGCTGCCCAGGGAATTTCTCTAGAAACCGCTGCCACCCTACGCAACGCCCTGATCTACGGACGGCCCATCAGCTTTGATGAGATGGAGCCAATTAATCTCGTGGTGGTTGGCTGTGTGGCAGTTAACCCCGACGGAGGCCGCACCGGTAAAGGCGCTGGGTTTGCCGATTTAGAGCTGGGCATGATGGCTCAATTTGGCCTGGTCAAGCCCCAAACGCCGATTGTCACAACGGTTCACTCGTTACAGGTCATAGCCTCTGACCCGCTGCCCATGCAGCCCCACGACTGGCCCCTCGACTGGATTGCGACGCCCGATGCAGTCATTGCAACGCAGACCCGCTATGCTCGCCCGCAGGGACTAGATTGGCACAGCATCCAACCAGAGCAATATCAGAAAATTCCTATTTTGCGATCGCTTCGCCCCGCATCAGACTCAGCAGAGTCCTAG
- a CDS encoding SGNH/GDSL hydrolase family protein has protein sequence MSHLNFLHPLTRILWGSALSLSLATLVPAAAEAASFGRLFVFGDSLSDTGNTAAVTGGIVPPPILPGIDLSTGFFGALPAYTQQRFADELIWLDFLAPQLGATSGQNFAFAGATTGFLNTTSPALPGLQQQIGQYLSLKIPAATDDLFVLWAGNNDYLEVAGQTDPTVPVSNLESAIRTLAGVGAENFLVVNLPDLGQTPLVKNRQNAPQVTGLVEQHNALLASTLASLDQDPSFDGVDLISLDVFSLIESALVSPGQFGFTNVSDPCLTTSPLFFPPDTKNPPITRCANPDEYLFWDSLHPTSKAHQIVASAALQALDQAPASVPEPSSGVALMVLSGGLALVRTRRQKKSDVA, from the coding sequence ATGTCCCACCTCAATTTTCTGCATCCCCTCACCAGGATTTTGTGGGGCAGCGCCCTTTCCCTTTCCCTAGCAACTCTAGTGCCTGCTGCTGCCGAAGCCGCTAGTTTTGGCCGACTCTTTGTCTTTGGCGATAGCCTTTCCGATACGGGCAATACCGCTGCTGTCACGGGTGGAATTGTGCCGCCGCCCATTTTGCCAGGAATTGACCTCAGCACTGGTTTTTTTGGAGCCCTGCCTGCCTACACCCAGCAGCGATTCGCTGACGAGCTGATCTGGCTAGATTTCCTTGCACCCCAGTTAGGGGCCACTTCTGGCCAAAACTTCGCCTTTGCCGGGGCCACGACCGGTTTCTTAAACACAACCTCGCCAGCCTTGCCAGGTCTGCAGCAGCAGATTGGACAATATCTTTCGCTTAAAATCCCAGCCGCCACAGATGACCTGTTCGTTCTTTGGGCGGGGAATAACGATTATTTAGAAGTTGCTGGGCAAACCGATCCCACAGTGCCAGTTAGCAATCTAGAGTCTGCCATTCGGACACTGGCAGGCGTGGGGGCTGAGAACTTTTTGGTCGTGAACCTGCCTGATCTGGGCCAAACACCTCTGGTCAAAAACAGGCAAAATGCCCCCCAAGTCACGGGACTGGTGGAGCAACACAATGCCCTGCTGGCATCCACTCTCGCCTCTCTCGACCAGGATCCAAGCTTTGATGGCGTTGATCTAATCTCCCTCGATGTTTTTTCGCTGATTGAGTCAGCGCTAGTTTCACCGGGGCAGTTTGGCTTTACCAATGTCAGCGATCCCTGTCTGACGACTTCCCCTTTGTTCTTCCCGCCTGACACTAAAAACCCGCCTATCACTCGCTGTGCCAATCCCGATGAATACCTGTTTTGGGACAGCCTGCACCCGACGTCTAAGGCCCATCAGATTGTTGCCTCGGCTGCTCTACAGGCCCTTGATCAGGCTCCTGCTTCTGTGCCAGAACCTAGCTCTGGCGTAGCGCTCATGGTCTTGAGCGGAGGGCTGGCACTGGTGCGAACCCGGCGACAAAAAAAGTCTGATGTTGCCTAG
- a CDS encoding response regulator transcription factor: MNSLELSPQVQPNLRVGLGRVLIVEDEELIRETVALGLAEEGFEILVAEDGLTALEMLGGTSNASRVNHPEVNLVILDLMLPGMNGLDLCRLLRHQGIDVPILILSAKGTETDRVVGLEIGADDYLTKPFGMRELIARCRALLRRHRGVARQESDPVLRFQEISLHPKECRAFLRGEELSLSPKEFRILELFMSQPRRVWSRDQIIDQVWGHDFMGDNKTVDVHIRWIREKLEIDPSNPQYLKTVRGFGYRLG; the protein is encoded by the coding sequence ATGAATTCTCTGGAGCTTTCTCCCCAGGTTCAGCCCAATTTAAGAGTTGGGCTAGGGCGAGTGCTGATTGTTGAAGACGAAGAACTGATTCGGGAAACGGTCGCCCTGGGTCTGGCTGAAGAAGGATTTGAGATTTTAGTTGCAGAAGATGGGTTGACTGCCCTAGAAATGCTCGGCGGCACATCTAACGCCAGTCGAGTCAACCACCCGGAAGTCAATTTGGTCATTCTTGACCTCATGCTTCCCGGCATGAACGGGCTTGATCTGTGTCGCCTGTTGCGTCACCAGGGCATTGACGTGCCTATCCTCATTCTTAGCGCCAAAGGCACTGAGACCGACCGGGTTGTCGGCTTAGAGATTGGAGCAGATGACTATCTGACCAAGCCTTTCGGTATGCGAGAACTCATTGCCCGATGTCGAGCGTTGCTGCGGCGGCATCGGGGGGTAGCCCGCCAGGAGTCTGATCCGGTTCTGCGCTTTCAGGAGATTTCCTTGCACCCTAAAGAGTGCCGGGCATTTTTGAGAGGAGAAGAGCTGAGCCTGTCTCCCAAAGAATTCCGTATTCTGGAGCTATTCATGAGCCAGCCCCGACGGGTTTGGTCTCGTGACCAGATTATCGATCAGGTCTGGGGGCATGACTTCATGGGCGATAACAAGACGGTGGATGTACATATCCGCTGGATTCGAGAAAAGCTGGAGATCGACCCCAGCAATCCGCAATACCTCAAAACCGTGCGAGGGTTTGGGTATCGTTTAGGCTAA
- the ggt gene encoding gamma-glutamyltransferase produces MTAYPTRPVVVASSGLVVCPHHLASQAGLSILQQGGNAIDAAIATNAALGVVYPHMTGLGGDAFWLVHHGASGQIYGLNGSGRSAQAASQERYLQSGLTSIPQRGPLAAVTVPGAVDSWWQAHQRWGQLPWAQVLQPAIDLAQQGYPASASQCRWTRRDAAALMRYSGTSSPFLPAGEVPKLGQQLVNSDLATTLQRLAAGGRDEFYKGAIAAQITAHLQTIGGLLTLADFAQHTSDWVDPITTSYRGYTVCELPPNSQGFALLQILNLIEPFDLQQLGHGTADYYHLLVEATKLAFADRDQWLGDPAFIEIPVAELISKEYCDRRRAQINLTQAQPYLPGSVGGDTAYSAFVDNQGNAVSLIQSLYFDFGSAVVPPSTGIVLQNRAHCFSLDPSHPNSLAPNKRSFHTLMPGLVLHPDGSPHLVIGTMGGEGQPQTQAALLTRILDFGFDPQTAIDLPRWVWGRTWGDASIQLNLEGRIPPEVVKTLSSQGHHVNQVPDWTDQMGHAHLILTDPESGRFYGGCDPRSDGIALGW; encoded by the coding sequence ATGACTGCCTACCCTACGCGCCCGGTTGTTGTTGCTTCCTCTGGTTTAGTGGTTTGTCCCCATCATCTGGCGTCTCAAGCTGGGCTGAGCATTCTTCAGCAGGGCGGCAACGCGATTGATGCTGCGATCGCAACCAATGCGGCTTTAGGAGTCGTCTATCCGCACATGACAGGGCTGGGGGGCGACGCCTTCTGGCTAGTCCACCACGGAGCCAGCGGGCAAATCTACGGGCTAAATGGCTCTGGCCGATCTGCCCAGGCCGCCAGCCAGGAGCGCTACCTACAATCTGGGCTAACGAGCATTCCTCAGCGGGGGCCGCTTGCCGCTGTAACTGTGCCTGGGGCAGTCGATTCCTGGTGGCAGGCCCACCAGCGGTGGGGGCAGCTCCCCTGGGCACAGGTTTTGCAACCCGCGATTGATCTGGCCCAGCAAGGCTATCCAGCCTCGGCTTCTCAGTGCCGCTGGACTCGACGGGATGCAGCAGCGCTAATGCGCTACTCTGGTACATCCAGTCCCTTTCTGCCAGCGGGCGAAGTCCCAAAGCTCGGGCAGCAGCTAGTCAACTCAGACCTGGCCACTACGCTGCAGCGGCTGGCGGCTGGGGGGCGAGATGAGTTTTATAAAGGTGCGATCGCAGCCCAGATCACCGCGCACCTCCAGACCATCGGCGGTCTGCTCACGCTGGCCGACTTTGCCCAACACACCTCAGACTGGGTCGACCCCATCACCACCTCCTACCGAGGCTACACAGTCTGCGAGCTGCCGCCCAACTCCCAGGGCTTTGCCCTACTGCAAATTCTCAACTTGATTGAGCCGTTTGACCTGCAGCAACTCGGCCACGGCACCGCCGATTACTATCACCTGCTGGTCGAAGCCACCAAACTAGCTTTTGCAGATCGCGATCAGTGGTTGGGCGATCCCGCCTTTATCGAGATTCCAGTCGCCGAGCTAATCTCTAAAGAATATTGCGATCGCCGTCGCGCCCAAATTAACCTCACCCAAGCCCAGCCCTACCTGCCAGGCAGCGTCGGTGGCGACACCGCCTACTCAGCTTTTGTAGACAATCAGGGCAATGCCGTTTCCCTAATCCAAAGCCTGTATTTTGATTTCGGCTCAGCAGTCGTCCCCCCTAGCACCGGCATCGTGCTGCAAAATAGAGCCCACTGCTTTAGCCTCGATCCCAGCCACCCCAACAGCCTCGCCCCCAACAAGCGCAGCTTCCATACCCTAATGCCAGGACTAGTCCTGCATCCAGATGGCAGCCCCCATCTCGTCATTGGCACCATGGGCGGCGAAGGCCAACCTCAGACCCAAGCCGCTCTGCTCACCCGCATCCTGGACTTTGGCTTCGACCCCCAAACCGCAATTGACCTACCCCGTTGGGTGTGGGGCCGTACCTGGGGCGATGCCAGCATCCAGCTCAACCTGGAAGGCAGAATTCCTCCAGAGGTGGTCAAAACACTCAGCAGCCAGGGGCATCATGTCAACCAAGTTCCCGACTGGACCGACCAAATGGGTCATGCCCATCTAATTCTGACTGATCCTGAATCTGGCAGATTCTACGGTGGCTGCGACCCTCGCAGCGATGGGATAGCACTGGGTTGGTAA
- a CDS encoding glycosyltransferase, with the protein MPQTSHGEPLISIVIPVHNGGNLFHQCLIHLKQYVPAYAEVIVVADGESDGSWQLVEPFGFRLIKLPQSGGPAKARNAGARAAQGDILFFVDADVLIHAETVERVLSAFQNHPEISALIGSYDDAPGAPNFLSQYKNLFHHYTHQQGKEDASTFWGACGAIRRDVFWAVGGFDERYRKPCIEDIELGYRLKQAGYPIRLCKDVQVKHLKEWKTVSLLRAEVFYRALPWTALLLRIRQASVQDYQSFTSDLNLRFSSRLSVILIFAAVLMLFNTLWLPLLWLPMSALSIVLLAINLPVYQFFYHKRGLLFALKVIPWHLLYYFYSGLAFAISLGRHHLQPYEFAPMKVRTID; encoded by the coding sequence ATGCCCCAAACTTCGCATGGCGAACCATTGATTTCCATCGTCATTCCAGTTCACAACGGTGGTAATTTATTCCATCAGTGCCTGATTCATCTGAAGCAATATGTGCCCGCTTACGCAGAAGTAATTGTGGTTGCAGACGGTGAATCCGACGGTAGCTGGCAATTAGTCGAACCCTTTGGCTTCAGACTCATTAAATTGCCCCAATCTGGTGGCCCAGCCAAAGCTAGAAATGCTGGTGCTAGAGCAGCCCAAGGCGACATTCTCTTCTTCGTCGATGCCGATGTATTAATCCACGCAGAAACGGTTGAGAGAGTCTTAAGCGCTTTCCAAAACCACCCTGAAATCTCTGCCTTAATTGGCTCCTACGATGACGCACCAGGAGCCCCCAACTTCCTCTCTCAGTACAAGAATCTGTTTCACCACTACACCCACCAGCAGGGCAAGGAAGATGCTTCCACCTTTTGGGGAGCCTGCGGAGCCATTCGGCGCGACGTATTCTGGGCTGTCGGCGGGTTTGACGAGCGCTATCGCAAGCCCTGCATTGAAGACATCGAACTAGGATATCGCCTAAAGCAGGCGGGCTATCCCATTCGGCTCTGCAAAGACGTACAGGTGAAGCACCTGAAGGAATGGAAAACAGTTTCACTCCTAAGAGCTGAGGTTTTTTACCGAGCTTTGCCATGGACAGCCCTCCTGCTAAGAATCCGGCAGGCCAGCGTGCAAGATTACCAAAGCTTTACCAGCGATTTAAACCTGCGTTTTTCTAGCCGTCTGAGCGTTATTCTAATTTTCGCAGCGGTTCTAATGCTCTTTAATACCCTATGGCTTCCGCTGCTTTGGCTGCCAATGAGCGCTTTAAGCATTGTTCTGCTGGCAATTAATCTTCCCGTATACCAGTTTTTCTATCACAAGCGGGGTCTGCTCTTCGCGCTCAAGGTGATTCCTTGGCACCTGCTCTACTACTTTTACAGTGGGTTGGCGTTTGCCATCAGCCTGGGTCGCCACCACCTGCAACCCTATGAATTTGCACCCATGAAGGTAAGAACCATCGATTAG